A window of Halovivax gelatinilyticus genomic DNA:
GCCGACGACGACCACCCCGTCTTAGACCGGGTTCTCGAGTATCTGGACGGCGTCAACCCGGTCGAGTTTTCGGACGTCGAGGTCGCGCTCACCGTCCCGACCCACCAGCGCGCGGTCCTAGAGCGGGTGCGGTCGCTCGAGTACGGCACGCAGATCGACGTTGCCGGACTCGCCGGCGTCACACCCGATCTCGACGCAAACGACGAGGACGATCTCATCGTGGTTCGGACGGCCCTCGACGAAAATCCCACGCCGCTTTTGATCCCCGATCACCGGGTGCGTGACGGACCGAGCGCCGCACCGCCACCGGTCGAACAGAAGCTTCGATCGCTCGAAGGGCTCTAACGGGCGATCCAGACGGCGTACACGTACGCCCCGATTCCGGCGAAGATGAACAGCGAGGCGAGCGAGTACGCGATCGGGACGGGAACCGGTGTAAACTGCGAGACGAGAAAGACGAACTGCAAGACGCCGCCGATCATCAAGAAGACGCCGGCGGCGGTCAGCGCGTCTATCGACCGGGCCGATTGCACGTAGAGGATGGCGCCGATCGCGATCGCAATTATTCCGAAGAGTACCTCGCTCGCGAGAACGAGATATACCGAGTCGACCGAGAACGTGGCGATCCAGATGACGAAGTAGACGACGATACCCCCGAGAATGAGTCGCTGGGCCCAGTCGGGTGCCTCCTGAAGCGGTCGCATACTCGCGGAGAGCGACCGAAAGGGCATAAAGACGCCCGTTTCCGGACCGGGCCACGCGTGCTATCCAGACGACGGTGACGACCACTCGACGTCGAGCCCCTCGTGGACGGCGAACTCGCAGGCGTTTAGCACGTAGTGAGCGGTGACGACGACCAGCAGGTTCCCCGTCAGGACGAACAGAACCGCGAGTACGAATCCGATAACGCCGGTCACCACGATTCCAGCCGTTCCCTGAATCCCGTGACCGACCGCGAACAGAACGGACGAACCGATCGCCAGCAGCCACGGCGAGACGTCGAATCCGGCCGAAAACGCGCCGATCAGCACCGCCCGAAAGAGTACCTCTTCGAAGACGGCGATCAGCGGCAAGACGCCGACGTAGAGTCCGACCCACCCGCGCGCGCTCGACGGCGCGAGGCTCTCGCGCAACCACTCGTCGTGGTCGACGCCGAACCGCCGGGCGAGAGCGCTTGCGGCCTCGCTCGCGACGTACAGGACCGAACCGGCGAGGAGTCCGACCCCGAGGCCGTACCCGATCCACCCGCTCGACCGTTCGATTCCGAGCGCGTCCACGGGGACACCAGTCACGAAAATCGCTCCGACGACGAGCGCGAGAAACAGTCCCTGCGTGGCGGCGACGTTCGCGAGGAGACCCCGTGAGGTGACCGGGTCGTCGCCGACGTACGCGACCACCCGATCGGCGGGGTCGGACTCGAACGGCATCGTCGCCCCATCTTCGTCGGACCGACCTGTGCGAGCCCCCTCGTCGGCGGAGCCGTCGAGTGATCGAACCGCCGGATCGGACGCTGGCGGTGACGTTCTCTCGACCGGCTGCCTCTCACCGACCTCCGCCTCGGGCGTCCGACCCGGGTCTCGGCGCGCAGACTGGTGGCCCGTGGCCGCCTCGCCCGATTTCGGATCGGCGTCAGCGTCGGTACTCGGAGCGTCGAGTTCACTCGAATCCACCCGCTCGTTCGCCGGAACGACCGCTCGCTGGGTCAGAAACGAGAGAATCACCATCGCACCGGTCAACAGGGCGACGATCCCGGCGAACGCCACCCACTGCGTCATCGATTACTGCGGACTCGGCGAGGAGCCGCTGTGGCCCACTTGCCCGTCGAACGCCGAGCCGGTGATGGACTTCAGGCGATCGAGTAGCGAATCCTTCTCGGGTTCGCCCATCAGCGCGACCTCGAGGACCTCGCTGATGTTCGAACACGGGACGATATCGACCATCTCCTCGTACTCGTCTTCGATCATCACGTCCTGCTCGTTGGCTTTCGGAATAATGACCGTCGTACAACCGGCCTTCGCTGCGGCCTCGATTTTGTGCGTGACGCCGCCGACGGGCAGGACGTCCCCGCGGACCGAGAGCGAACCGGTCATCGCGACCGACTGATCCACTGGAATGTCCTCCAGCGCGGAGATGACGGCCGTCGCGACCGTGATCGAGGCGGAGTCGCCGTCGACGCCCTGCTGACCGGCCTGGACGAACTGGATGTGGACGTCCTTGCCGGCGAGCGAGGAGTCGGGATAATCGCTAGCGCCGTAACGATCCTCGTCCCAGCCGGGAACGGTCGTCGAGATGTCCTCGTCGGAGAACTTCTTGATGATCGCCGAGACGTTCTGGACCGACTCCTGAGCCATCTCCTTCAACTGGCCGGTCGCGATCACGCGACCGGGACCCTGCGCCGGCGTCACTTCGGCCATGACCGGAAGCATGATGCCGCTGTCTTCGCCCATGACCGCCAGGCCGTTGACGCGCCCCTCGACGCCGCCCTCGCTCACCTGCAACTCGTAGTCCTTGCGCCGGTCGATGTAGTCGTCGGCGAGTTGCTGTTCGATCGAGCGCGAGCGCTGTTTCGCCTGCAAGACGTCTTCGCGCGTCGTAAACTCGCGGTCTTCGGCACGCGCGATGTCACCGGCGACGCGAACCAGACCGCCGAGGTTTCTGAAGTGAAGCGTCAGGTGGTCCTTGCGACCGGCCCGGCGCTTCGCCTCGAGCATGACCTCTTTGATCGCTTCGCGCTCGAAGTGTGGAAGTCGGCCGTCGCGTTCGACCTCCTGGGCGATGAAGCGGGCGTACTTCCGACGCATCTCTGGCGTGTCGTCGATGGTGTCCTCCATGTACACCTCGTAGCCGTAGCCCTTGATCCGCGAGCGCAGCGCCGGATGCATGTTCTCCATCGCGTCCAGATTACCCGCCGCGATCATGACGAAGTCACAGGGGACCGGTTCGGTCTGGACCATGGCACCCGAGGAGCGCTCGGACTGACCCGTAATCGCGAACTCGCCCTCCTGAATCGCCGTCATCAGCTTCTGCTGGGTGCGAACGTCGAGTGTGTTGATCTCGTCGACGAACAGCACACCCTTGTTCGACTTGTGGATGGAGCCGGGTTCGACGCGGTCGTGACTCGGCGTCTCCATGCCACCGGACTGGAAGGGGTCGTGACGAACGTCCCCCAGCAGGGCGCCGGCGTGTGCACCGGTCGCGTCCTCGAACGGCGCCGTGCGCTGTTCGCCGTTGTTGAGGATCATGTTCGGCACCATGGCATCCATTCCGCGCGAGGTGTAGCGGAAGAACAGCCAGATGATCAACGCCGCGATGATCCCGAGCAAGAACTGCCCGGCGATGAACGCGTAGATCACGACGATGGCGATGATGACCCACATCAGGATCGACCGCATTTGCTTTCGCTTGCGCGCTTCTTCCTTGTGTGCGTCGATGATCTGCTCGCCCTTGCCAGCCGGAACCGTCCGGACCTTCGGCTCGTTGCCGTCGTCGGGGTTGTGATAGACGAGCACGTCCTGGAGGTCTTCTTTCGGCAAGAGCTGGCTCATCGCCTTCGCCAGCATCGACTTGCCGGTCCCCGGCGAGCCGATCATCATCACGTGTCGGCGCTGCTTGGCCGCCTTGATGATGATGTCGCGGGCTTCGTCCTGGCCGATCACCTGATCGACGAGTCGGTCGGGAACCTGGATGTCCTCGGTCGAGTCGATCTGTAACCCGCCGAGGAGGTTGTCCACTTCGTCCTCGTCGACGTTCAGCTCCTCGTCGACTTCGACTTCGCTCCCGAGGTTGTCGATGGTCTCGACGGTCTCCAGCTCGTCGTCATCGCCTCCCGTTTCTCGCTCGCGACGGGGGTCGTCGGGCGAATCCGGAGACTCGGTCGGCTCCCGTTCGTGTTGTTCGATCTCGGCCCAGATGCTGTCCGGGACCGCCGCGGCGGGATCGGCCTCGTCCGACGCGTCGTCGACGCCTTCGTCGGACGGATCGGCGCCGTCACCACCGTCGACCGTCGCGCCATCCGTGGCAGACGTATCGTCATCGGACGAAGCGACAACCGAATCGGCCACCTTGATAGCGTCGCGGGCGGAGGGAGATTCCTCGTCCGACCCGGTCTCGGCCGACGGTGCGTCGGGTTGGTCATCGACCCGTTCGTTGTCGGTATCTTGTTCGTCGTTCGTCGACGTCTCTCCGTCCGGTTCGACGTCGGCGTCTGTTTCACCCGCCTCAGATCGTTCCTCGGCGAGTTCGTCTTCCTCCTCGTCGGGAGGAGTATCGACGTTCGTGTCGTTACTCATGAGGGGTTGGTTGCTACGTGAATCGAAGGGATTCGGACTGATATACTTTCTCCCTCGCGTTCGGCCGTACGGTGGCGATATAGAGCCTGAAACAGCTGATTTCGAATTCGAGCGAAAACGGTAGAATCTCGCCAGCCTTATGCGGGGACCGCCCGTCGGTTCATCCATGAGGCGAGGCATCTACATCGGACGCTTCCAGCCGTTTCACGACGGTCACTACAGCGTCGTCGAGCGGATCGCCGCCGACGTCGACGAACTCGTGCTCGGCATCGGCAGCGCCGACGCCTCGCACACGACGCGAAATCCGTTCACTGCGGGCGAACGCATCATGATGATCACCAAATCGCTCGCCGATATCGACCTCGTTACCTACGCCGTTCCGATCGAAGACCTCGAACGAAACTCCGTCTGGGTGAGCCACGTCGAGAGCATGAGCCCCGACTTCGACGTCGCCTTCTCGAACAATCCGCTCGTCATCCAGCTCTTCAGAGAAGCCCACGTCGAGGTCCGTCAATCCCCGATGTACAACCGCGAACTCCTCGAGGGAAGCGAGGTCCGCGCGCGGATGATCGAAGACCGCGACTGGGAATCGCTCGTCCCGGCCGCCGTCGCCGACGTCGTCGAAGAGATCGGCGGGATCGAACGCATCCAGATGGTCAGCGACACCGACGCCAACGGCGATGCGTAACTGAATCGGCCGACCGTCGAATCGCTCAGGGGTCCCCGAACTCGTCGATCGCTTCTACCACCTGGAGTGGTCCGGACGCCCGGAGGTGCGGCGGGTCGGATTCGATCTCCGCACGCGTGAAAAAGCGTGCGTCCGCAGCGTCGGAGCCGGCCACGACCTCGCCGTCGGTGGCCGAACGCGAAACCGCGTAGTTAATCGACACGAGCGAGTGGCCGTCGTCGAACGAGAGCGATCCCGTTCCCAACAGCGAGAGATCGTCCGGATTCGCGCACAATCCCGTCTCCTCGCGAAGCTCCCGCGCGGCGCCATCGGAGAGCGACTCGTTCGAATCGACGTATCCACCCGGAAGCACCCACGTCCCGCGGTCGACGCCGCGCGCCCGCTGGATGAGTAGGACCGAATCGGCGTCGACGACGGCCACGCGCGAAAGCGCCAGCGGGTTCTTGTAGATCGTTCGCTCGCATTCGCCACAAAACGGACGAGGCTCGCCCTCGACGTCGCGCACGCGTAACTCGACCCCGCAGTGCGGACAGTACCGGGGCGTCGATCCGCCGATCGTCCATACCATCGAGCGGTGATTTTCACGTCCTCACCCGAAATGCTATCGATACCGAACAGCAGCGCCGATCGCTCATCGGCGGACCCCGACGGGACAGCGCCGGGGCTCACGAGTTTGGTTCGAGAGTAAGTTGGTGCGTGGGTGCAGTCCCAAGGGACTCCACCTGCATCGTGTTCGGCGACATCGTCGCCTTGCCAACCGTCGCCATCGGCGACGCATACGATGCGTGGGACCGGATTTGAACCGGCGGACCCCTACGGGACAGCGCCCTCAACGCTGCGCCGTTGGCCTAGCTTGGCTACCCACGCTCGCGTGCTCTGACTGCAACAGAAGGTACCCGTGGGTCGATATAAAAGCGTGTTCTTTTCGACCGCGGCGGGGCGGCCAGAGGCGGTCCATTCAAATGCTGGAGATGCGAACTAGTCCTATGGCTAAATACTCGACCGGGTCCTCCCTTGGCGGCGGAGGGACCAGCTGCGAACTCTGCGGCGCCGAAAGCGACTCGCTCACCCAGGAGACCGTCGCCGGTGCGGAGCTCTCGGTCTGTCCCAGCTGTGCGACCCACGGCGACGGGAAGCAGTCGTCGAGCGGGGGCGCGAGTCACGACCAGGACGAGCAGCGCCGGAAGAAAAAGGCCGCCCAGAACGTGGCGAAAGCCAATCCCGTCTGGGACGGCGACTCCGAACACTGGGAGCGCGAGGGGACGAACTACGACGACGATCCGCTGCCCTACCTCGTCTCAGAGTACGGATCGGTGCTCGAGAGCGCCCGCCAGGACGCCGGTCTCACCAGAGCGGAACTCGCTGACGACCTCGACGTCCCGGAAGCCGACCTGCTGGCGATCGAACAGGATCGGGCGACCCAGGCCGGAATCGGCGGCGGGCTGATCGACGCCCTAGAAGCGCGTCTGGACGTCGAACTCGCCGAGTGAGCGGGCGGCGATCGTATCGGAAACGCGATCGGTCTCGGCGAGCAGATTTTTAGTCCCTCCGAACCGACGAGTAGGCGATGAGCCCCCAACGCGCAGCCGAGGAACCGTACGGTACGCGGTTCGAGTCGGCGGTCGCAGCCGTCGACGGACGGCGCGTCTGGCTGGAGTCGACGCACTTTTTCGCAGAGAGCGGCGGCCAACCCGCAGACCACGGAACGATCGGCGACGTCCAGGTCGAAAACGTTCGGTACGAAGACGGCGACCACGTCCACCTGCTGGAGGACGAACCCCGGTTTCGCGCCGGACGGCGCGTGCTGTGTTCGATCGACTGGGAGACCCGAATGTACTGCATGCGATCACACACCGCGAGTCACGTCCTCTTCGGCGCGGCTCGGCGGGTGTTCGACGACGTGACGTACGCCGGCATGGAGATCGGCTCCGAGCGGGTCCGCCTCGACATCGAGACCGAGGATGGCGTCACCGACGACGCGCTCGTCTCGCTCGACGAGCTGGTAAACCGCGCCGTCTGGGAGTCTCGACCCGTCTCCTGGGATTCGATGCCGATCGCCGAAGCCCGAGAGGCGGACGAGATCGTCCTGAACGACGCGATCGACGACACCGCGTTCGAGAAGGGACGCGTCCGCGTCGTCACGATCGGCGACGCGGATCGCGGCGGCGCGAACACCATCAACGCCTCGAGCGAGGCGTGGGACGTCGCCGCCTGCAGCGGAACGCACGTCAGAAACACGAGAGAGATCGGGCCCGTCACCGTCCTCGGGGCGTCGGAACCGCGACCGGACCGCGTCGGTATCGAACTCGCGGTCGGCCCGCGAGCCATCGAACGTCGGGAAACAGAAAAGCGGGTGACGTTCGCCGCCAGTCGACAGCTCGGCGTTCCGCTCGGCGAGGCGACGGGCGAACTCTCTCGTCTCGAAGCCGAACGCGAGGAACTTGCAGACTCCGTCGGAACGTTGCAACGTGAACTCGTCAAGACTAGGATCGAAGGAGCCGAGCCGTTCTGCCGGAACGGCCGGACCTGGGTGGCGACGACCGCCGGCGTCGTCGACGCCGACGAGGCCGGTGACGTCGCGAGCGAAGTCGCCGGCGACGTGGCCGACGTCGTCGTTATCGCTGGCGAATCGGAGTCGCCGTTCGCGGTCGTCGCCGCGGGTGACGAGGCGAACGCCGTCGAAATCTTGCGAGAACTCACCGACGAGTTCGGCGGCGGTGGCGGCGGCTCGCCCGAACTCGCCTGGGGCGGTGACTTCGACGTCGAACCGGACGACGTCGTCACCGGCCTAGAGTGAACGCGAGTCGGTTCGACCGGATCGAAGGCCCACCGGACGTGGGGCTACTCCGCGTCCGTTTCGTTCTCTTCGCGTCGCGGCGCGCTCTGGCTCCCGACCGCCTCGTCGTCGGCGTCGGCTTCCGCCGGATCGCGGTCGATTCGTTCGAGTTCGTCTTCGACTTCGGCCCGCCGTTCCGCCTCCATCTCGTTGGCCCTGTCGGAGTTATCTTCGGCCATACTGAGGGGGCGGCCCCCGGACGGTTGGAGAAACGGCCGTCACGTGCAACGTCCGGGCGTGAATGTCGGTGCCACCTTCGAGAACGCCCGCTCTCGAGGAACACCAGACCGATCTGAATCGGGTCGGTTGGCCAGCCGTTCACTCGTCACCGACGGAAAGACAGATAAAAGGGCACCCACGTTGTTTACTCACCTATGAACGTACCCTACGATCTCACGTCGTACGTCCGCGTCCTGAAGATGGCGACGACGCCGACGAAAGAGGAGTTCTGGCAGGTCTCGAAGATCGCCGGAGCCGGCATCCTCCTCGTCGGCTTCCTCGGCTTCATCATCGGGGTCACGATGGGTCTGTTGACCGGTGGCCTCTGATGGGAATCTTCGCCGTCAAAACCACGGCCAGCC
This region includes:
- a CDS encoding CPBP family intramembrane glutamic endopeptidase, with protein sequence MTQWVAFAGIVALLTGAMVILSFLTQRAVVPANERVDSSELDAPSTDADADPKSGEAATGHQSARRDPGRTPEAEVGERQPVERTSPPASDPAVRSLDGSADEGARTGRSDEDGATMPFESDPADRVVAYVGDDPVTSRGLLANVAATQGLFLALVVGAIFVTGVPVDALGIERSSGWIGYGLGVGLLAGSVLYVASEAASALARRFGVDHDEWLRESLAPSSARGWVGLYVGVLPLIAVFEEVLFRAVLIGAFSAGFDVSPWLLAIGSSVLFAVGHGIQGTAGIVVTGVIGFVLAVLFVLTGNLLVVVTAHYVLNACEFAVHEGLDVEWSSPSSG
- a CDS encoding protein translocase SEC61 complex subunit gamma, which translates into the protein MNVPYDLTSYVRVLKMATTPTKEEFWQVSKIAGAGILLVGFLGFIIGVTMGLLTGGL
- a CDS encoding helix-turn-helix domain-containing protein; this translates as MAKYSTGSSLGGGGTSCELCGAESDSLTQETVAGAELSVCPSCATHGDGKQSSSGGASHDQDEQRRKKKAAQNVAKANPVWDGDSEHWEREGTNYDDDPLPYLVSEYGSVLESARQDAGLTRAELADDLDVPEADLLAIEQDRATQAGIGGGLIDALEARLDVELAE
- a CDS encoding alanine--tRNA ligase-related protein, which codes for MSPQRAAEEPYGTRFESAVAAVDGRRVWLESTHFFAESGGQPADHGTIGDVQVENVRYEDGDHVHLLEDEPRFRAGRRVLCSIDWETRMYCMRSHTASHVLFGAARRVFDDVTYAGMEIGSERVRLDIETEDGVTDDALVSLDELVNRAVWESRPVSWDSMPIAEAREADEIVLNDAIDDTAFEKGRVRVVTIGDADRGGANTINASSEAWDVAACSGTHVRNTREIGPVTVLGASEPRPDRVGIELAVGPRAIERRETEKRVTFAASRQLGVPLGEATGELSRLEAEREELADSVGTLQRELVKTRIEGAEPFCRNGRTWVATTAGVVDADEAGDVASEVAGDVADVVVIAGESESPFAVVAAGDEANAVEILRELTDEFGGGGGGSPELAWGGDFDVEPDDVVTGLE
- the lonB gene encoding ATP-dependent protease LonB, yielding MSNDTNVDTPPDEEEDELAEERSEAGETDADVEPDGETSTNDEQDTDNERVDDQPDAPSAETGSDEESPSARDAIKVADSVVASSDDDTSATDGATVDGGDGADPSDEGVDDASDEADPAAAVPDSIWAEIEQHEREPTESPDSPDDPRRERETGGDDDELETVETIDNLGSEVEVDEELNVDEDEVDNLLGGLQIDSTEDIQVPDRLVDQVIGQDEARDIIIKAAKQRRHVMMIGSPGTGKSMLAKAMSQLLPKEDLQDVLVYHNPDDGNEPKVRTVPAGKGEQIIDAHKEEARKRKQMRSILMWVIIAIVVIYAFIAGQFLLGIIAALIIWLFFRYTSRGMDAMVPNMILNNGEQRTAPFEDATGAHAGALLGDVRHDPFQSGGMETPSHDRVEPGSIHKSNKGVLFVDEINTLDVRTQQKLMTAIQEGEFAITGQSERSSGAMVQTEPVPCDFVMIAAGNLDAMENMHPALRSRIKGYGYEVYMEDTIDDTPEMRRKYARFIAQEVERDGRLPHFEREAIKEVMLEAKRRAGRKDHLTLHFRNLGGLVRVAGDIARAEDREFTTREDVLQAKQRSRSIEQQLADDYIDRRKDYELQVSEGGVEGRVNGLAVMGEDSGIMLPVMAEVTPAQGPGRVIATGQLKEMAQESVQNVSAIIKKFSDEDISTTVPGWDEDRYGASDYPDSSLAGKDVHIQFVQAGQQGVDGDSASITVATAVISALEDIPVDQSVAMTGSLSVRGDVLPVGGVTHKIEAAAKAGCTTVIIPKANEQDVMIEDEYEEMVDIVPCSNISEVLEVALMGEPEKDSLLDRLKSITGSAFDGQVGHSGSSPSPQ
- a CDS encoding nicotinamide-nucleotide adenylyltransferase, with protein sequence MRRGIYIGRFQPFHDGHYSVVERIAADVDELVLGIGSADASHTTRNPFTAGERIMMITKSLADIDLVTYAVPIEDLERNSVWVSHVESMSPDFDVAFSNNPLVIQLFREAHVEVRQSPMYNRELLEGSEVRARMIEDRDWESLVPAAVADVVEEIGGIERIQMVSDTDANGDA
- a CDS encoding NUDIX domain-containing protein, yielding MVWTIGGSTPRYCPHCGVELRVRDVEGEPRPFCGECERTIYKNPLALSRVAVVDADSVLLIQRARGVDRGTWVLPGGYVDSNESLSDGAARELREETGLCANPDDLSLLGTGSLSFDDGHSLVSINYAVSRSATDGEVVAGSDAADARFFTRAEIESDPPHLRASGPLQVVEAIDEFGDP
- a CDS encoding methylated-DNA--[protein]-cysteine S-methyltransferase, giving the protein MEDAGIYAVESPYLERFVQVGIASGRVISVSFPQQPADDADDDHPVLDRVLEYLDGVNPVEFSDVEVALTVPTHQRAVLERVRSLEYGTQIDVAGLAGVTPDLDANDEDDLIVVRTALDENPTPLLIPDHRVRDGPSAAPPPVEQKLRSLEGL